The following are from one region of the Heliangelus exortis chromosome 2, bHelExo1.hap1, whole genome shotgun sequence genome:
- the DSCC1 gene encoding sister chromatid cohesion protein DCC1 → MRNRSEVDATLQTAKLNAAELLPVVHCLSFGPQAGAGECCLLQLEPGLCAELEAGRSLVIRGEKDEHAVLCSKDKTYDMKIADTSNMLLFVPGCKTPEQLNADQASCNIIHSEIAGFSNHYWELRRCRPKLKKLRKLLMEDPYEGPDSQKDQTFSKYTTEDLLSLIQASEEEILHQLQVLGACKIGGYWRILEFDYEMKLLNHVTQLIDSESWSLSKVPLRSCLEELGSLEPTEMIEHILLSYGRKYIDDAGEVYFEMHEDKTCRAIAQMLLQNAVKFNLSEFQEVWQQSVPEGMTTRLDQLKGLALLDKSSRPETIFLLKVEDLPENNQERFNSLFSIREKWTEVDITPYIQDLCAEKQTVGALLTKYARSSMQNGVRVYNSRRPIS, encoded by the exons ATGCGGAACCGCTCGGAGGTGGATGCCACGTTGCAAACGGCCAAACTGAACGCGGCGGAGCTGCTGCCGGTCGTGCACTGCCTCAGCTTCGGTCCGCAAGCTGGCGCCGGCgagtgctgcctgctgcagctggaaccGGGCCTCTGCGCCGAGCTGGAGGCGGGACGGAG cctAGTGATCCGTGGTGAAAAGGATGAACATGCAGTGTTGTGCAGCAAAGATAAGACTTACGACATGAAAATAGCAGATACCTCAAATATGCTGCTGTTTGTTCCTGGTTGCAAAACTCCAGAACAGCTAAATGCAGATCAAGCATCTTGCAATATTATTCATTCAGAG ATTGCTGGCTTTTCCAATCACTACTGGGAGCTAAGGAGATGCCGACCTAAATTGAAGAAACTGAGGAAACTTTTAATGGAAGATCCATATGAAGGGCCAGATAGTCAGAAAGATCAGACGTTTTCAAAG TACACAACAGAAGATTTGTTAAGTCTGATTCAAGCAAGTGAAGAAGAAATACTGCACCAATTGCAGGTTTTGGGTGCCTGCAAAATTGGAG GATACTGGAGAATTCTAGAATTTGACTATGAGATGAAACTCCTGAATCATGTGACTCAGCTGATAGACTCAGAGTCCTGGTCTTTAAGTAAGGTTCCTTTACGTAGCTGCCTGGAGGAACTTGGATCTCTAGAGCCCAC AGAGATGATAGAACATATTCTTTTAAGTTatggaagaaaatacattgATGATG cagGGGAAGTTTACTTTGAAATGCATGAAGATAAAACATGCAGAGCTATAGCACAAATGCTTTTGCAAAATGCAGTCAAATTCAATCTATCAGAGTTTCAAGAAGTCTGGCAACAAAGTGTTCCTGAAGGGATGACAACAAGGCTTGATCAGcttaag GGTTTGGCTCTCCTGGATAAAAGCTCAAGACCAGAGACCATCTTTTTGCTAAAAGTAGAAGACTTACCTGAAAATAATCAGGAGAGATTTAACAGCTTATTCAGCATACGGGAAAAGTGGACAGAAGTGGATATTACCCCTTATATACA AGATTTGTGTGCAGAGAAGCAGACGGTTGGTGCTCTGCTGACAAAATACGCTCGTTCCTCGATGCAGAATGGTGTCAGAGTTTATAATTCTAGAAGACCCATCTCATAA